The following coding sequences lie in one Oncorhynchus kisutch isolate 150728-3 linkage group LG17, Okis_V2, whole genome shotgun sequence genomic window:
- the rpl10 gene encoding large ribosomal subunit protein uL16 yields MGRRPARCYRYCKNKPYPKSRFCRGVPDPKIRIFDLGRKKARVDEFPLCGHMVSDEYEQLSSEALEAARICANKYMVKTCGKDGFHIRVRLHPFHVIRINKMLSCAGADRLQTGMRGAFGKPLGTVARVRIGQVIMSVRTKASNKEHIIEALRRAKFKFPGRQKIHMSKKYGFTKFNAVDFDQMMAEKRVIPDGCGVKYIPSTGPLARWKKIHAI; encoded by the exons ATGGGTCGCCGGCCAGCCCGATG CTATCGCTACTGCAAGAACAAGCCCTACCCCAAGTCCCGCTTCTGTCGCGGTGTGCCTG ATCCTAAGATCAGGATCTTTGACCTGGGCAGGAAGAAGGCCAGGGTGGATGAGTTCCCTCTGTGTGGTCACATGGTCTCTGACGAGTACGAGCAGCTGTCCTCTGAAG ctctGGAGGCAGCCCGTATCTGTGCCAACAAGTACATGGTGAAGACTTGTGGAAAAGACGGCTTCCACATCCGGGTCCGCCTGCACCCCTTCCATGTCATCCGTATCAACAAGATGTTGTCCTGCGCTGGGGCTGACAG GCTCCAGACAGGGATGCGTGGTGCGTTCGGTAAACCTCTGGGCACCGTGGCCCGTGTTAGAATCGGTCAGGTGATCATGTCTGTCCGCACCAAGGCCAGCAACAAGGAGCACATTATCGAGGCTCTCCGCAGAGCCAAGTTCAAGTTCCCCGGGCGCCAGAAG atccACATGTCCAAGAAGTACGGCTTCACTAAGTTCAACGCGGTGGACTTTGATCAAATGATGGCTGAAAAGCGTGTGATTCCTGATGGCTGTGGGGTGAAGTACATCCCTTCCACTGGTCCTCTGGCTCGCTGGAAGAAGATTCACGCCATCTAG